tctgttttttttttcttttatattggTTGTGTGCAGGTGGCTTTTCGGAATCGAAAGATGGTGTCGTGACTTTCCCTGATATCAGCACCACGATTCTAGAGAAGATCTGCCAGTACTTCTATTGGTCTCTACAGTACTCCAGGTCCCTTATCTTTCTCACCTTCTCTGTTCTAACTTTATCTCTAGAATGTATAGGGAGACTGTTGTATCTCAAGTGTTGTTTGATTTTACAGAGGCAAAGAGACGGAGTTCCACATCGAGCCTGAACTGACTCTGGAGTTAATGATGGCTGCTAATTATCTTCACACTTGAAAGACTTTCAAATGATAACGCTGCTGGACATAACATGTAAATCCCTGGAGCATTTATGTGGGGTTATACTTCAAACATTTGACAAAAATTGAGTTCTTGGAGAACTATTGAATAGCTCCGAGGGAAACTCGTCTACTTTGTTTACTAGTTAATGACTATTTAATGCAAACATCAAAGTTCCTGTGTCGTTATTCGTTGCTTATGTTCAAACACCTTACAGTGCTTTGTAATAAGCAACAAACATATGTCCTAATGACGATTTGTTTTTATGCCGAATAGGTATGTGCCAAACATGCCAATTTATAGGAAGATTACAGAACACGTATCGTGCGACACAAAGGGTCTTatgcaaacaaacaaacaagggTCTAAATTGTATTTTGCTCTTGCTTATGGTGTCACGTGTAAAAAGCTCTGCGGTTATGTGCCTGAATCAGAGCACTTGCAGCACTATCATGTTACATTCTCAAAACCAAGATTGTCTAGGCACATTTTACAAGACTAGGATGTTGCTTTGCTTATGCCTCCAAAATGTTCCAGAACTCGTGGATACATTTTGGCTCCAAACTATCGTGGCCCTAAACTATCGGACCACTCCTTTCTCAAACCTTACTACTACCCATCAGATGCCACAAACATCAGTCTAAGTGtcacttttctttctttcagatTTTTATTGGAACTCGCAACATGTTAATATCATTAGAGATTCTATCAATTTGATGAAGCTAAATgctaaaatgataaatttaaacattttatatattaaaaacaaattaaaaacatttaaacgaggattttgtttcatttaattCCTTGGATAATTGGACATCAATTTATCTATCTTTAGCTACCTTTGTTTTAAAAACCTTAAAATCACAAACAAGATTTTAATTAGACTATTTTCTTGAGTTGGtccatatatgatattttaactatataaactCCTCTGATACCCATAGAAATAATAAAGCAACTTTATCCATTACTTACTAGAGATGGAGAATCGAGGACCTTTCCTTAGCTTCCTCGCATGTCTCCTTCTCTTGTTGTTCTCATTTTCAATCTCAGCAATCACACATGATCATCAAGATATACAGGTACAAATGATCAAAATCTCTTGTAGCAATACATGTGCATCCTTTATAGATGATGATTATGTTGATAAATGATGATTATCGTTACATTAAGGAGTATATCGTTTACATGGGTTCACTTCCTTCTCGAGCGGAATACATACCAATGTCTCATCACATGAGTATTCTTCAAGAGGTCGTGGGAGAGAGGtgtgattttatttattcattctCTAACCATTATATTAAGATTATGAGGATTCTAACAATGGCATGTGTAATTACTCTAGTTTGATGGATGGTCGTTTGTTGAGAAGTTACAAGAGGAGTTTTAACGGGTTTGCGGCCAGACTCACTGAGTCAGAACGAGAACAAGTAGCCGGTGAGTGTTCTTCAAGACCTTAATAGTCTGTAAGGATAGAGTCATATATTAACGAGTAGCCTCCATTGTTAATACCTGATATTGTTTACATTTAATGTGGAACTTTTCTAAAGGATTCATAGCATATGTTATATGCAAAAGGAAGGCAGAAAGTTTTTGCATTTGCATCTTTCAAAACCATTTTGTTAAAAAGCcgaaactatattttaaaagtgtaGATTCTTCCTGAGTTTCTTTACCCACAAGTAAACCTTATCAAACCCTTTGTGCTATTGTTAGGTATGGAGGGAGTTGTGTCTGTGTTTCCAAACAAGAAACTAAAACTCCAAACGACTGCGTCTTGGGACTTTATGGGGATAAAGGAGGGAAAAGGGACCAAGCGGAATCCATCTGTGGAGAGTGATACAATTATCGGAGTGTTAGACGGTGGAATATGGCCGGAATCAGAAAGCTTTTCTGACAAAGGCTTTGGTCCTCCTCCAAAGAAATGGAATGGAGTTTGTGCCGGTGGCAAAAACTTCACCtgcaataagtaaatatatatcttGTTCTCTATCTCTATAGATCTTGCAAGTTAATCAAAACTTCACCTTATTTGCGTTTACACACGTTTATACATGGTGGCTAGTGCATATTATATGTTTCAAGTGAGCTCATAATTTGAAACATTTTAAGCTAAATTATTTACTAAAcgtatatatcaaaattaaatgAAAGGAAAACATACACTTTCATGGTTTTATTGTGTCTAAACCAAACATAAATGCCAATATTTCagaagtatattttttattaaaaaaaaatatgtaacgtGAGTTAGAAGCTTTGACTTGAGTGATTGAATATGAAGTTTGCGCTTTTAGGGCAGAGACTAATATATTAGTCACTTTGCAGCAAGCTGATTGGAGCAAGACACTACTCACCCGGAGACGCTAGGGACTCTAGCGGCCACGGTACGCACACCGCATCTATCGCGGCTGGAAACGCAGTCCCGAACGCCAGCTTCTTTGGGCTCGGCTATGGAACGATGAGAGGCGCCGTTCCAGCCTCTAGAATCGCCGCTTACAGAGTCTGCGCCGGAGAATGTAGAGACGATGTACTACTGTCTGCGTTCGATGACGCTATCGCGGACGGTGTTGACATCATCACCATATCTGTAGGTAGTATTGATGTGTACCCGTTGGAAGAAGACCCGATCGCAATCGGAGCTTTTCACGCTATGTCCAGAGGGATACTCACTGTGAACGCGGCTGGGAACACTGGTCCGAATATAGCCTCTGTCACGAGCGTAGCGCCGTGGATGTTAACCGTTGCAGCCAGCACAACGAACCGTGTGTTTGTCACCAAAGTGGTTCTCGGCGATGGCAAAACACTTGTCGTACGTATCAAGTAACACATTCATCTATGTCATTATAGTATCTGTTTGTCCTTTAAATCACTAATATCATTTATGTTATGTTGTAATAACAGGGGAAATCAGTGAATGTTTTTGATCTTAAAGGAAAGAAGTTCCCTCTGGTGTACGGAAAATCTGCTGCTTTCTCTGCCTCCAAAGTCAAATGCGCCGAGTAACTTCTTCCGCAAGAAAAACCATTTGTGTATAGAGTATGACCtagaaatagttttaaatttgtgATTGGTGATGCTGAAttttggttcttcttcttcttcttccaggGATTGCACGCCAGATTGTCTTGACGCATCCCGGGTGAAGGGAAAGATCTTGGTCTGCAATATATCTTTCCCCTACGTAGCCTATACCAAGGGAGCTGTTGCAGCTATTGTTAAAGATGGTTCAGACTGGGCTCAAATGGAGGGTTTACCTGTATCTGGCTTAGAACTTAGAAGAAGATGATTTTGAATCTTTCCTCTCTTACATTAACTCTTCCAAGTAATTAAATAGTCATCTTCTCTCTGTTATTTATGCGCTTTGTTGAGTTTATGCTTCtccttattctttttttttcttggtctgCTATGATTCTTTAGCTCTCCAGAAGCGACTGTTCTAAAAAGTGAGACAATCTTTAATCAGACAGCTCCGAAAGttctttcattttcttctcGAGGTCCAAACATCATCGTTGCTGATGTTCTGAAggtatatatactatatagttaTTGGTTACGTTAGATTAATCTTTTCTATACTATCTGAGACAGTGGTGTATTAAAATGCAGCCGGATATAACAGCACCAGGACTAGAGATTGTGGCTGCAAATTCACTTAAGGCATTACCGTTTTATGACGACACCACACATGTGAAATACTCTGTTGAATCAGGAACTTCAATGTCTTGTCCACACGTTGCAGGCGTAGCCGCTTACGTCAAGACGTTTCATCCTGAATGGTCTCCTTCCATGATTAAATCTGCCATTATGACAACAGGTAATGAAAGTTAGATTTTAAGTAATCAAGAAAGTTGCTTGTGTAGCAAGAAAACCATCCGTTTTTTTGTTCATGCTCTGTTCTTATTTAGTTCTCTTAATCAATCTCGCAGCTTGGTCGATGAATGCTTCACAAGCTGATTATGCATCAACCGAGTTTGCTTATGGATCTGGCCATGTAGATCCAATAGCTGCTACTAATCCAGGACTCGTTTATGATATAACCAAAGCAGACTACATGGCGTTCCTCTGTGGCATGAACTACAATGCGACTACCGTGAGACTCATCTCCGGGGAAGCCGTCACTTGCTCTGAAAAGATCTTACCTAGAGATCTCAACTATCCATCAATGTCGGCTAAATTATCGGGATCTGATATCTCTTTCACCGTCACTTTCAATAGAACCGTCACTAACGTCGGTGGCTCCAACTCTACTTACAAATCAAAAGTTGTCTTAACTCACGGAGCCAAGCTAAACGTCGTGGTGTCGCCTCGTGTTCTATATATGAAGTCTGTGAATGAAAAGCAGTTTTTCACGGTGACTGTTTCTGGCCGGGGTCTTGACCCAAATATGCCTTCGTCTGCAAGTCTAATCTGGTCTGATGGGACTCATAGTGTAAGAAGCCCAATTGTTATTTATGCTGGTATCTTCCGATCATTATCACCGTAGCTGTTATCGTCACTACGGACATCATAGATCATTAGTATTGCTATGATTTAAGACATTGTATGTTTTAGtaataatgtaatattattgCTCTGTACTCTGTTGATGTCTTACGAGTTAGGACATCGAATGAGATCATTCAACTTTTGTGTTACTCATAGGACATGTTCCTCTTATTTTCCTTTCGATGTTGGATTTGTCAAGTAAGTTGACCCGTCGCATATCACTCGTGAAGTTTGAcagaaaaccctaaaatttcatatcagtTTCTTTTTCACCCTAACGCACAGACATCAtaagaatcatttttttttgaaagaatattaaattagttcaaacaaaaaatactgTTTACAACTAAGGTTGCTTGTTTGAAGCTCAAACAAGCAATAGATAAGCTGAAAAAATGGGCTCTGCAAGCTGAACCCAATGCTATAGTTTCCAATTACAGAGACAATCCCTAGCGACATAGCATTGACACAAACTCCATATTTTctctaaaattaatagatttCATCTTCGTTATAATTGGCTTTGTtctgttaaattattagtaatgCATCTAATTCACGTTCAAAATCTAgtcaatagatcaaagattatCACatcacatatacatatatgatgTTTAATTCACTTTCCTTGCATTCAAGATTAGACATCTGAAACGTGAAATTTTGTGATTGGATCCACGGATGAGTCACATTCGAGAAGTTCAAATCTTTCTACTCTAATTAATACCAtataatgatataaataatgaaacaactCATGATGGTTTAAAGGATGAGGATTGATGGATCATTTGTATATTATCctcatttattaatttatagatttattaatttattgaaaaattctttttagattttttattttaaaatacttttttctaaattaataaaaatatttgatttttatatctatacattaattaacattttgaagtttattattcattttgttttgttacatcatttggtgtatataaaatatgtttcatcGAGTTTAAAtgtggttttagatataattttcttaaatctcatcaaaatatattaagtgttaagaaaatataaagatatttatttatacatataaaataaacaatataatgttttatttatttgtaccatataaaatgtatacacaaatgaaatattaatttataattgtaacgagaccatatatttatatagaattatattttaaaaatatcttattattttatctatttgtgttatattttgaaCTGGTTGAACTTAATCTAAAGAAATAAATTGGAAGATTCTGTCCATTTTAATCtttgaccaaaaatattttgttttatgaatgTTTGTTATGTATAAAATCTGATCAGCCTCAGTACAGAAAAATAGTAAGCAAAAAGAAGACCCCATCATATAATGGCTACCACCAATAAGTTTTCGGTTGCATTTGTTCTTACCATCCTCTGTGTCATATCTTTTGTCCATTGCCAGAAAACATCTGATAGAACTTCTGGTACTGACTTATTAAACTCTTTACTTTCATCCTTTCCAAACTATTAGATAACTTTATTACTTTTTTGAATGTGTATATCAGTGTAATGATTATTATTCAATAGGTTTTGGCATAGAGAGTGATTATAATTGCTACACAGTAGCTCCGTGTGAAGGCGGAGGGGAAAGAAGCTGCACAGCATTTTGTAAGAGAATGAAGCTTATACCAGGGCCAGGCCGAGGCCAGTGTAATGCTCAAAACGTATGTTGTTGTGCTATCAATTAAGTATTCTTCTCAGatgaaataatatacaaaagaaaTTTCGACCATAACAGATTTTACCTGGTTCTTTTATATCTATACAAGAAATTTAAAGCAACCAAAAAAACTCGTGGCCAGTGCAGTCGAATTTAATCTAACATCTAAAATTTAGTGGATTCACCATGATTTTACAAAGAGTGAACCACTGAAGTTCTAACATATTCATCAATATGATCCAGACATTAAGCgttattcattttaattatttttattcatgataTTGTTCTGTTTGCGTCTCTCTTCAGAAAAAAGATTGATATCAAATCACATTATCATTTTCCACAGATGACAAGAGACGTGAAAATAATCTACACatgaaatttaaatcataaaagatTTTACATGGTcactacaaaaaatataagtattaGTAACATACGAAAAACGTTACCATATAGAACCTAAGCTATGATAGACTCCCTATATAGTGTTTTTTTCATGAGCTATAATAAATAGAGATATTGTAGCGTTGATCACTAGCTATACGATAGTCATATAGCATTTGATCTGTGCTGTTATGTAATTTTCCATAGCTTTGTTTTAGTCTGGGTCTTAAATGGCATGTTACCCGAAACTTGTAAAAGATAATCTGTATAATACTAAAACTTGTAGTTTGTGTTTATCAACAATGGTCATTTCTTCCTCACTGTTTAGATTGACCATTGATAGGAAAGCACGGAGTACCTGCTGTTCTGATCTTCCTGGTCTAAGGAGCCATGAATCGTTGGAATAGAAGTC
This genomic stretch from Raphanus sativus cultivar WK10039 chromosome 3, ASM80110v3, whole genome shotgun sequence harbors:
- the LOC108845535 gene encoding LOW QUALITY PROTEIN: subtilisin-like protease SBT4.11 (The sequence of the model RefSeq protein was modified relative to this genomic sequence to represent the inferred CDS: deleted 1 base in 1 codon), with the translated sequence MENRGPFLSFLACLLLLLFSFSISAITHDHQDIQEYIVYMGSLPSRAEYIPMSHHMSILQEVVGESLMDGRLLRSYKRSFNGFAARLTESEREQVAGMEGVVSVFPNKKLKLQTTASWDFMGIKEGKGTKRNPSVESDTIIGVLDGGIWPESESFSDKGFGPPPKKWNGVCAGGKNFTCNNKLIGARHYSPGDARDSSGHGTHTASIAAGNAVPNASFFGLGYGTMRGAVPASRIAAYRVCAGECRDDVLLSAFDDAIADGVDIITISVGSIDVYPLEEDPIAIGAFHAMSRGILTVNAAGNTGPNIASVTSVAPWMLTVAASTTNRVFVTKVVLGDGKTLVGKSVNVFDLKGKKFPLVYGKSAAFSASKVKCAEDCTPDCLDASRVKGKILVCNISFPYVAYTKGAVAAIVKDGSDWAQMEGLPVSGLELREDDFESFLSYINSSNSPEATVLKSETIFNQTAPKVLSFSSRGPNIIVADVLKPDITAPGLEIVAANSLKALPFYDDTTHVKYSVESGTSMSCPHVAGVAAYVKTFHPEWSPSMIKSAIMTTAWSMNASQADYASTEFAYGSGHVDPIAATNPGLVYDITKADYMAFLCGMNYNATTVRLISGEAVTCSEKILPRDLNYPSMSAKLSGSDISFTVTFNRTVTNVGGSNSTYKSKVVLTHGAKLNVVVSPRVLYMKSVNEKQFFTVTVSGRGLDPNMPSSASLIWSDGTHSVRSPIVIYAGIFRSLSP
- the LOC130508983 gene encoding uncharacterized protein LOC130508983, which gives rise to MRETVKLISMEGFEFIIDREAAMVSHTIRSMLTSPGGFSESKDGVVTFPDISTTILEKICQYFYWSLQYSRGKETEFHIEPELTLELMMAANYLHT